The Coleofasciculus sp. FACHB-T130 genome contains the following window.
GCAATTCAAAAAGGTACGGAAGCACTCGGCACTATTGGGCAAAAGCGCTGTCGAGAATTACTGTTAGTTACCGATGGCGGTGCTAACGTGTCACCAGCCATCATCACCGATGCCAGGAATCGTAAAGTTAGAATTAATACAGTTGTGATAGGGGAAGGCTCTCCAGAATTGCAAGCCGCAGCTTTAGCTACTGGCGGTATTTATCTGTCTGGCGAACAGAATAATCTAGAAATGCTCTTCACCGACACATTTTTTACCCGTTTCAACAGTAACCTTAAATGGCTTATTCTGGGGCTAGGGGCGACATGGATTGCTTTAATGTGGACGCTAATTTTACCCCTGGATCGGTGGTTATTTCAAGGTTTAATTGGTTTTAATCGGTCACTTTCTGGTCAATTATCCTTAAGTAATGCTCTATTTTGGAGTGTTTTGACACCTTTAATTGTTTGGCAGCTATTTAATTTATTGGATATCGTTGTTAAATGTTAGGTGAGATTTTTAAAACCCAGAGGTACGCAAATAAAATCTTCTCTTTGCGTACCTCTGCGCTTACCTTTGCGCTCCTTTGCGTTAAAAATTCTAAAATATAGCTACTAGGAGAAAATCTTATGGCAGTAGAAGAGAAAAGCATGGTTCCCACTGTATTAGTGGGTATCGGAGGCACCGGGCATGAAGTGTTGTCACGAGTACGCCGCTTAGTAGAAGAAACTTATGGCAGTTTGCAAAATTTCCCCCTAATCAGCTTTTTAATTATTGATACAGATAGAGAGTACAAAGTCAATAATCCTGCCGCCGCTGGTTCTCCCTTCAAAGACAACGAAAAATATTGGGCAAGTGTTGCTGGTAGTGAAGTCAAAAAAATTATGTCGGATATGGGAAACTATCCCTGGATAGAGAGTTGGTTTCCTACCGAATTAGAGCGAAATATTGGGGCAATTGAAGTTGGTGCAGGACAAATTCGCAGTTATGGGCGATTTGCTTTTTATTGCAATTACCACAAACTTCAAAGACGGTTTAATGAAGCTGCTGATGCCGTCAAAGGACACGAAACCTTTATGCGCGATCGCTATGGCATTAAGGTAGATACGACGAGTTTAAATGTCTTTGTAACGGGTTCTCTATCCGGCGGGACTGGTAGCGGAATGCTGATTGATATCGGCTATTGTGTCCGCCATTGGTTGCGGGGACAAGCGAGTCCGATGGTGACGGCGATTGTGCCGATGCCGACGGCTTTCGCCAGTATCAATGTCGGCGATCGCGTTCTCGCTAACGGTTACGCTGCTTTGATGGAATTGAGCTATTTTTCTGACTATAGAACTGAATATATTGCCCAATTTAGCAGCGGTTTGGTGGACGAAATTCGCAGTAAATCTGCGCCTTTTGATTTTACTTATTTGGTTGGAACAAAAAATGGGGAGAGTGAATTTACTCTCGACCAAATTCGGGAGATGATTTCCCAAAACATTTTCCTTGATCTAACTTCTGATTTTGCGCCTTATAAACGTTCGATTCGAGATAATATTAAAGGAGCTTGGGCGCAGGCAGATCCTGGGGGACGCGGTTATCCTAAAAATTTCATGAGTTTTGGGTTATCTACGGTAGAAATTCCAATAGCTCAAATTCGCACTTATTTATCAGATAGACTTGCCGCTGATTTTATTCGCTGGTGGCTGAATGAATCGGTACAGTTGCCACCGAATGTATTAGAGATGGTGCAAAGTGACCTGAAACGGATGCGCCTTACAGAAGGGGAACTGATTGCAGATTTATCTGCGGCTGGTGACAGGTCATATATCACCGAAATCTCCGCTTGGGTAAACTCTATCCGCAATGAAATTGCTACGGATAATAAGTTGCAATGTACCCAGCAAGGCGTAAATATTGTTGGTTCAGAAAAGGGCAAGATTCTCCAGTTTTTAGACTATCTCCAGCCAAAAGTTGAAGAATATAAAGCCAATCATTTGCGGAAATTAAGTCCGGACGAGCGATTGCACGGTGACTTCTTGCAAAAGATGTACGATAACCGCAACCGCATCGTACAACAAGGACGAAAAGCGTTAGACGAAGAGTTTTATCGGATTATTGAGGATCGCACGAGAGGGCCAAAATTTGCCGATGCTTTCGTGACGGCGGTGCGCCAAATTTTTGAAAATGCCGCCGAAAAGTTCCGCCGGGAATCAGAAAAAGTTTGGCAACCCAAGGAAACCGAACGACAGAGAGATTACGAAAAGGCGCTGCAAGATATTACTGAGTTTAAGAATAAGTTTGCCCTTACCAAGCACGCAGATATGGAAAAATCCTGCGAGTTAGCGCTAACCGGGTTAGAAGGTAGCTTGGTAGCAACCATTCAAACTCAAGCAAGATATTTAGGTTTAGAAGTCATTACCAGAATGCTAGAACATCTGGATGAATTAAACCGCCGTTTGGCACGCTTAAATCAAAAATTGAAGCAAACCCGCGATAATTTTCAACAAAAAGCGGATCGACAAGCGGATAGTGCTGATGCTTTGATTGTGAATGGGATTAAGCTGTATAACCGCGAAGAACTCAATGAATTATATCGAGATTTAATTGAGCAACAAGCGGGTGCTAGCGAAGGTTCTAAGAGTCGCTACGAGTTGGGAATTGATGGGATTTGTAGCAATTTGTCAGTACAGGTTCTCGCAGAAGCAAGTCCGCTGTGGAAGCGTAACCGTGCGGCGGGTGAGGTAATGCGGCTGTTCGATCTGCCGAATTTGGCAGATGTGCAGGAGAATGACTTTAAAGAAATTATTGGCGATCGCGCTAAATTGGTCGTGATGAATGCGCCGGAAAGTAGCCGCTTGAAGCGAGAATTGGCAGCTTGCGATCGCTTATTCAAAGTCTTCAACAACGACGAAGCCGAAATCCGCAACCGCATCGGCACGGCCTACAGCAAATCGAAGCCGCTGATTTTACTCTCTGACGCCGTTCTCAAACGTCAAGACGCAGGCTTTACCCCCGCACTCAATGCCAAAGTCGCCCTGGTTGGCGGACGCAACAGCAGCGATCCAGCGGCAATTAAGCTCATCCCGATTCTGCGGGAGAGAGTTGGCAGTAACGAAGGGATTACACCGCTGGGAGAAGCTGAACGTCACCGGATTGTCTTTGTACAAGAAATTGGTGGTTTCTCTCTGCGTTGCATTGAGGGAATGCCGGAGTTGCAGCAATCTTATCAAGATTGGAAAGGACAATCCATTCAGGCAAAACGGGCGCAACTTAAAGGCGAAAGCAAAGAACCGCCGATTCCCGTTCACATTCAAAAAGAACCGCCGTTTTGGGATATCTTTCCAGAAAATCCAGATATTTTCCGCCTCGTTGTACAAGCAAGGGCGTTACAAGTTTTGCGAATAGAAGAAAATCGCTTAACCAAAGAAAAGGTAATTCGTTATACCCGACAAACCGTAATTGGTTTGGAAAACGTTGATATCGCTTCTAGTTGGGAAGAAGCGGTGCAAGTGCTGCAAGTGTTGGCGTGTCGCCCGGATCAAGAAGAAATTCAGCGTCAGGTGACGGCAAAATTAACCCAAGCTGACACGGTGCAGAAAAAACAAGCTCTGTATCACCAACTGAAAGTATATCTGGATCGGCGTGCCGTCGAACTAGAAAAAGAAGGCGCAACCGATAGCCTAAATTACAAGCGCGAAGCAAGAGTCATTCAGGAGATGATTGAAGTTTACAAGCTTTATTCACCGGGTACTCAACCTGTTGATTCTCCTGTTGCAACTCAGCCAATTGGAGTCGCGTCAAATCATTCTCCGGCTCTAGAGACTCGTACTCACGTTTTCTGTACTAACTGTGGAAATCAGAACCCAGCGAACTCAAAGTTCTGTTCTAAATGCGGCACTAAATTAGTGCAACTGAGCTAACATCAATTCTTTCGGGAAGGGTAGCTTCAGGAACTGATGCTGCTCATCAGGCTAGCGATCGCTACCGCTAACTCGTCTGGCTCAATTGGCTTGGTGAGGTGTCTCTGGAAGCCTGCTTTTAGTATTTGCTGATTGTCAGTTTCGCCAGCATAAGCGGTTAGGGCGATCGCGGGAGTCTCTCCCCCTTCCTCTGCACTCCTGGCTCGGATTTGACGAATCAGCATATAGCCATCCATTTCAGGCATTCCAATATCGCTCAACAGCAAATCCGGCTTCATCTGAGCTAGCGCCTCCAGCGCCTCAGCCGCCGATGCCACAGCGCGTACCTGTGCGCCACACTCTTCGAGAATGAAGACGATTAACTCCCGCGTATCCACCTCATCATCTACAACCAGTAGCTTTACCCCTTCCAAATTTGGAGAATTATCAAGTAACGGATTGTCCTGACTCGTCTGAGGCGCAGTTGTCATTAGGGGTAGCGTCACAGTGAAGGTTGCCCCTTGCCCTTCTCCCGGACTTGCAGCCGTAACAGTACCCCCATGAAGTTCTACGAGGTGGTGGACAATTGCCAGTCCTAACCCCAATCCCCCGGATACCCGTGTCGTTTGGCTATCAGCTTGACGAAAGGAATCAAAGACGAAGGGCAAAAAGTCTGGGTGAATTCCCCTCCCCATGTCTCTTACTTGGATTTGGGCATAGGAATTTTGATTGAATTTTGATTGAATGAATTCAGAATTCTCTGGACTTGGGACTTGTGAAAGTTGAATTTTTACCTGTCCTCCTATCGGTGTAAATTTAACAGCGTTGGAGAGCAGATTCCAGACGACTTGCTGTAAGCGATTGGCATCCCCCAATACCTTACCCAGATTGGGAGCGATCGCTGAGTGAATTTGAATCGACTTCGCTTCAGCTGCTAGACGCACCGTTTCCATCGCCTCCTCAATCGTTGCCACCAAGTTAACCGGGGCAATATTTAAACTCAGTTTGCCTTGCAGAATCCGCGAAATATCTAGCAAATCCTCGATCAGCCGCGACTGTAATTCGGCATTGCGCTCAATCGTTTCTAGGGCGCGGGCGGTGGTTTTTTCATCAAACTTGCGGCTGCGGAGGAGTTTTGCCCAACCCAGGATTGGATTGAGAGGCGTTCTCACCTCATGGGAGAGGACAGCAAGAAATTCATCTTTCATCCGGTTGGCTGACTCCGCTTGAGCGCGTGCTGCCTGTTCCAGCTTGAAGAGGCGATCGCGTTCTTCTTCGGCTCGCTTGCGTTCACTCAGATCGAGGACGTAGCAGACACCCTGCTCTTGTAGAGATCCCTCAAACAAAGCAGTCCCCACCAGTACAAAGACGCGGCTGCCATCTTTACGGATCAATTCTTTTTCAAAGGGAACGCAAACTCCCTGTTCTCTGAGTTCGTTAACCGCCTGCTGAGTCCGCTCGACGTATTCTGGTGGAGTCATCAGATTCCAAGCAATTTCACCAGCTTGTAAATCCTCCCGCGTATAGCCGACGATTTGCAGGAAGGCATCGTTGGCTTCGGTAATTTTGCCGCTCAGATCGCCGAAAAAGATGCCAATGATATTTGAGTCAACGATGCGCCGCAGTCGCATTTCGCTTTCTTGCAGTGCAATTTCTATTTGTTTGCGATCGCTAATATCAGTAACGGTGCCAACATAGCCGATTGTCTCACCGTTTTCTCCAATTTCAGGAGCCGCTTGACCTAATACCCAAGCCACCGAACCGTCGGAACGTTGATATCGATACTCTGATTGGAAAAGCCGGTTCTCCTGCGCGGCTTGATACCATTCGGCAAAGATACGTTGGCGATCATCCGGATGAAGGGCAGTTTCCCAGCCTGCCCCCAATGCTGCTTCTGAAGTGATTCCGGTAAGTTCACACCAGCGTTCGTTGGTATACAAACACTTTCCCTGACTATCCGTATGGAAGATTCCCACCCGTGAAACTCTCGCTAAGGTAGAATACCGTTCCTCACTCTGGCGCAGAGCTGCTTCTGCTTGCTTGCGTTTGCTAATGTCTTGGAACATTACGACACAGACAGGAGAGTGACCGTGCATCGCTGGCAGGGTATCCGCAAAGACCATCAAGGGACGGATTCCTCCTGGCGTGTGCCAGTTCATCTCAAACCCGTTGAGCCGTTCGCCGCGTGCCACTCGTACCCCTGGCATTTGCTCGTCGGGAATCTGCGCTCCCGTCGCATCCGTGCAATAGTAAACGGTGTGGTACTCTTCGGCTGGTTTATTTTTGGGAAATTCGCCTCCTGCCAACTCGTCAGCGGCTCGGTTGGCGAAGAGGACTCGACCCGTCCCTGGCTCAATAAACAACAAGCCAGATGGCAACAGATTCAGCACGTCTTCTAGCCATTGCTGCTGATTCTGGAGTGCTTGCGATCGCAGTTGCAGCGCTTCCTCCGCTCGCTTGCGATCGCTTATGTCTATCAAGAAGGCCATCCCTTCTTGTTGCTGGTCGTAAGGTTCCTGTAACAGGGCACCACCAATAAGAATGGGAACCCGGCTCCCGTCTTTACGGATATATTCTTTTTCAAATGGGGTACAGACACCATTTTTCTTGAGTTCTTCGGCTGCCTGTGCATCCAAATGCAGATATTCCGGCGGTGTTATCTGTTCCCAGGAAAGCCGACCCGAAACCAAATCCTCCCGCTCATATCCGACTAATTTCAGGAAAGCGTCGTTGGCGTAGTTGATTTTTCCAGTAAAGTTGGCGAAGGTGACACCAAAAATATTCGCCTCAACCAGGCGTCGGAAGCGCCTCTCGCTCTCTTGGAGTGCCTTCTCGGTTTGTTTGCGCTTGGTGATGTCGGTCAGCATTGTCAGCACCCCGATAAACTCACCTTGCCGATTGAGAATCGGGTTTGTGGAGAGGATTGCCCAAAGGTCTTCGCCATTTTTACGGCGAAGCCGAAAGTCAAATTGCTCTCGAATTCCCTGTTTACTTCGCTCAATGTGTTCCTCTGCCTCGATGCGTTCCTCTCGATTGATGAAGTCAAAAACAAAGCGATCGCCCATCTCTTGGACGCTGTAACCCAACATCTCAGCTAACCGCTGATTCGCGTAATCTGTCCGCAAGTTTGGGGTAATCAACCAGATGCCTTCGTGAGCTGTATCAATCAGGCGACGGTAGCTTACTTCTAGTTTTGATAAGCTTGCCTCACTTCGTTGCTTCGCAGCCAGTAATTCTGCATTTAACGAACTAATCAGCAGTGCGACTAAGCTAAATATGACTAGCTGGAGAACGTCCGTCTCACGGCTGATTGCTAGCTGATAGATCGGAGGTACGAAGAAATAGTTGTTAGCTAAAACAGCCACTATCGTAGCCACTATCCCTGGCCCCAGTCCGCCATACCAGGCACTGAACGTCACGGCGGCAAAAAACAACGGTGAAATGGATGTTTTAGTCGGCGGCAATAGCAGAAGCAGCAGCAGCGTTAAGGTGACTGATAAAGCCGCGATACCATAACGTTGCAGTTGAGAGCGCGTGACTTTTAACACTTTTAACATAGGACCGTTAGCTGAGTCCTCAGACTAACTTGATAAAACTGTTTTCACTTTATGACCTTATGATAGATAAATATTTTTGTCTATTTACCTTCTGGATTATTTTTAGCTATTTTAAAAATTCTATTTTTTATTTTTGGAGTCCTTTTAAATAAACGCTGCACAAGCTTGAAACAATTGCCTTGTAAGATGCTAAGAATTCAGATACCCGACTTCTTCAAGAAGTCGGGTATCTCGCTTTGACGACTTATGGAGAAGCGCTCATCGTCAACTTATTAGCCCTGGAAATTGGAAATCGCGGCTAAACAAAATAAGTCCGCGCCAAGCGGACTAACGAAAAATCATAAATTTTAAACCAGAGAAGGCAGGTTTTGTGTGTATAGCTGCGGTTTCAACCACCTAGCCTATCTTAATTTAACTGCGCCTTTCTATAAATGGCACAAAGACGAGACGGTTTAAATATTTTTGCTTTGAACATAAAGTTCGGCGGCACGTTGATGATAATATGATCGTCAGATTCTTTATATGTTTCAAATTCTGCTGGCATTCCTTTGGGAGTTGCAGTGCTGTAAGGAACAGGTTGAAAAAGTAATTCTGTAAACTCAACCCCTTCCCAGTTTGTCTGTTCGGTAATTTGGGTGAGAAAAGCTTCACCTGTTAATAAACTGAACAGAGCTTCCTTCGCTTCTGGAAGAAGCGCAAAACTACTGTCAAAATTCTCGACGATTTTAAGACCCATTTTACAAATACACTCTAATTAATCAACAACGGTCAACGCGCTGCTATTGGGAAGCAAAGTAGGTAGACCTAAGATATTTTACATATACATGGAGAGTAGATGGAACGCGATCGCGCGTTGATTCAGCCAAGGGATACCTCTAGACAAACGCCGCGCCCTCTTCGCGTTGGGCGATATTCTGCTTTGGTTCTGGACATCCCTTAAGATGTTCCCAATCCTTTTCACTCATGGATACTGCCATCGGGCATAATTGCCTGAGTCAGAATGGCTCCGCTCAAGTCAACTTCCAACAAATCGGCTCCTCTGAGATTGGATCGACTCAAATTAGCTCCATATAGATTCACTCCATTCAAGTTAGCTCCCCCCAAAAAAGCTTCACTTAAATTTGCATAACTAAGGTTTGTCCCACTGAGGTCTGCTTTCCATAAGTTCGCGCCAGTTAAATTGGCTTTACTGAGATCCGATCGCCTTAAGTCGATTGCAGCCAAATCAGCTTGACTTAGGTTAGCGCCAACTAGGACAATTCCGCTTAGACAAGCAGTTCTTAAATTGGCTCCCATCAAGTTAAATGTAGAAATACATAGCTTGCCTGTCTGCATTGTTACCTTACTAAAGGTTCTTTGTCCGGTAGCGTATCGTTTGAGAAGTTCGTCAGCTTTTTTTTGAACCAACTCTGGCTGTGGATTCGCTGATGAATCAGTTTTCTGAGAGATAACTTCCATGTAATACTCTTGGATTCAGATTGAATATTTTTTTATCATCCCCCTTTAGACATAAAAATAAGCATTGGAAATGATAAAGAATCTATAAAAGTTTAGTGAAGTTTGTCATTTTTTTAGAGGTAAAGAAATAATTAAAAATTTAAGATTGTAGTGCAATTTCTTAACATTTAGTCATACAGATGGTTATAAAAAGATGCCTGTAAAATATAGATTAAGTTACGTATTTTTCAGGAGAAATCAACAAGAAAAGTTTTCGCAATTAAGTAATACTACGCAATATGCAATGCTAATACATTTTGTTTTTTGTTTGCAGTATATAGACTTCTTAACTCCCCAATTTATCGGGAAGCTAGAGAAGAACTGACAAAATTTGGGTAATCGTAGGAACGAAAGACCGTAAAATCAAGGCATGATCTATCAACGCCCTCGCCCCGAAATCCCCGATTGTACTTGGAGTCGTCCCATTGGTCTCGGCTGGGACAAACCCCACACGGTTCGCTACCCTAGTAATCTCGACGATGGCCCTTGGCACGGGATGCCCTTGGGTGGCTTTGGAGCCGGATGCATCGGTCGTTCTTCGCGTGGCGACTTTAACTTGTGGCATTTGGATGGCGGAGAACACGTCTTCCGGAGCCTGCCTGCTTGTCAGTTCAGCGTCTTCGAGCAGCCAGAAGACTCCCCCGCGCAAGCTTATGCGCTTTGTACAGAACCGCCTGAGGATGGGACTTTATCCCGGTGGTTATGGTATCCGAGCGAATCAAAAATTAAAAATGAACAATTAAACGAGGAATCAAACTCAGCAGGCAGCACTGGAACCTATCATGCGCTGTATCCCCGCAGCTGGTTTGTTTATGAAGGGGTTTTTCAGTCTCAGTTGACGTGCGAGCAATTCTCCCCCATTTGGGCTGGTAACTATCAAGAAAGCTCTTACCCGACAGGAATCTTTCACTGGACTGCCCACAATCCTACGGATAAGCCGATCACGATTAGCATCATGCTGACGTGGCAGAATGTCGTAGGTTGGTTTACGAATGCAATTCAATCTCCAGAAGTGCAGGTGCGGGATGATGGCAGTCCGGTTTACGAGTACCAGCCGCGCTGGGGGGATAGTACCGGAAATTTAAATCAGTGGATTGTGGACTTCCACCGAGTGGGTTGTCTGCTAGATCGGGTGAGGCTACACGATGAAGTCGGAGAGGGAGAAGGACAGTGGGCGATCGCAACTGTCACAAATCCTAGTTTAGAAGTCTTCTATCACGGTCGTTGGAACCCGATCGGGGATGGCTCAGATATTTGGGATTTATTCGC
Protein-coding sequences here:
- a CDS encoding VWA domain-containing protein yields the protein MSRSRRGLWLYPLFQIPLMLLGACIVVTALIWLLGLGRPPVAVAIALDLSSSTYSTEFNAPGTVMYQEVAAVRSYLQQNAQQLRNKNQIQVLGFGGVVRSLTGDFKTDSQQVDAELTQALANPDLPQLVANNTTDINLAIQKGTEALGTIGQKRCRELLLVTDGGANVSPAIITDARNRKVRINTVVIGEGSPELQAAALATGGIYLSGEQNNLEMLFTDTFFTRFNSNLKWLILGLGATWIALMWTLILPLDRWLFQGLIGFNRSLSGQLSLSNALFWSVLTPLIVWQLFNLLDIVVKC
- a CDS encoding tubulin-like doman-containing protein — translated: MAVEEKSMVPTVLVGIGGTGHEVLSRVRRLVEETYGSLQNFPLISFLIIDTDREYKVNNPAAAGSPFKDNEKYWASVAGSEVKKIMSDMGNYPWIESWFPTELERNIGAIEVGAGQIRSYGRFAFYCNYHKLQRRFNEAADAVKGHETFMRDRYGIKVDTTSLNVFVTGSLSGGTGSGMLIDIGYCVRHWLRGQASPMVTAIVPMPTAFASINVGDRVLANGYAALMELSYFSDYRTEYIAQFSSGLVDEIRSKSAPFDFTYLVGTKNGESEFTLDQIREMISQNIFLDLTSDFAPYKRSIRDNIKGAWAQADPGGRGYPKNFMSFGLSTVEIPIAQIRTYLSDRLAADFIRWWLNESVQLPPNVLEMVQSDLKRMRLTEGELIADLSAAGDRSYITEISAWVNSIRNEIATDNKLQCTQQGVNIVGSEKGKILQFLDYLQPKVEEYKANHLRKLSPDERLHGDFLQKMYDNRNRIVQQGRKALDEEFYRIIEDRTRGPKFADAFVTAVRQIFENAAEKFRRESEKVWQPKETERQRDYEKALQDITEFKNKFALTKHADMEKSCELALTGLEGSLVATIQTQARYLGLEVITRMLEHLDELNRRLARLNQKLKQTRDNFQQKADRQADSADALIVNGIKLYNREELNELYRDLIEQQAGASEGSKSRYELGIDGICSNLSVQVLAEASPLWKRNRAAGEVMRLFDLPNLADVQENDFKEIIGDRAKLVVMNAPESSRLKRELAACDRLFKVFNNDEAEIRNRIGTAYSKSKPLILLSDAVLKRQDAGFTPALNAKVALVGGRNSSDPAAIKLIPILRERVGSNEGITPLGEAERHRIVFVQEIGGFSLRCIEGMPELQQSYQDWKGQSIQAKRAQLKGESKEPPIPVHIQKEPPFWDIFPENPDIFRLVVQARALQVLRIEENRLTKEKVIRYTRQTVIGLENVDIASSWEEAVQVLQVLACRPDQEEIQRQVTAKLTQADTVQKKQALYHQLKVYLDRRAVELEKEGATDSLNYKREARVIQEMIEVYKLYSPGTQPVDSPVATQPIGVASNHSPALETRTHVFCTNCGNQNPANSKFCSKCGTKLVQLS
- a CDS encoding PAS domain S-box protein, with the translated sequence MLKVLKVTRSQLQRYGIAALSVTLTLLLLLLLPPTKTSISPLFFAAVTFSAWYGGLGPGIVATIVAVLANNYFFVPPIYQLAISRETDVLQLVIFSLVALLISSLNAELLAAKQRSEASLSKLEVSYRRLIDTAHEGIWLITPNLRTDYANQRLAEMLGYSVQEMGDRFVFDFINREERIEAEEHIERSKQGIREQFDFRLRRKNGEDLWAILSTNPILNRQGEFIGVLTMLTDITKRKQTEKALQESERRFRRLVEANIFGVTFANFTGKINYANDAFLKLVGYEREDLVSGRLSWEQITPPEYLHLDAQAAEELKKNGVCTPFEKEYIRKDGSRVPILIGGALLQEPYDQQQEGMAFLIDISDRKRAEEALQLRSQALQNQQQWLEDVLNLLPSGLLFIEPGTGRVLFANRAADELAGGEFPKNKPAEEYHTVYYCTDATGAQIPDEQMPGVRVARGERLNGFEMNWHTPGGIRPLMVFADTLPAMHGHSPVCVVMFQDISKRKQAEAALRQSEERYSTLARVSRVGIFHTDSQGKCLYTNERWCELTGITSEAALGAGWETALHPDDRQRIFAEWYQAAQENRLFQSEYRYQRSDGSVAWVLGQAAPEIGENGETIGYVGTVTDISDRKQIEIALQESEMRLRRIVDSNIIGIFFGDLSGKITEANDAFLQIVGYTREDLQAGEIAWNLMTPPEYVERTQQAVNELREQGVCVPFEKELIRKDGSRVFVLVGTALFEGSLQEQGVCYVLDLSERKRAEEERDRLFKLEQAARAQAESANRMKDEFLAVLSHEVRTPLNPILGWAKLLRSRKFDEKTTARALETIERNAELQSRLIEDLLDISRILQGKLSLNIAPVNLVATIEEAMETVRLAAEAKSIQIHSAIAPNLGKVLGDANRLQQVVWNLLSNAVKFTPIGGQVKIQLSQVPSPENSEFIQSKFNQNSYAQIQVRDMGRGIHPDFLPFVFDSFRQADSQTTRVSGGLGLGLAIVHHLVELHGGTVTAASPGEGQGATFTVTLPLMTTAPQTSQDNPLLDNSPNLEGVKLLVVDDEVDTRELIVFILEECGAQVRAVASAAEALEALAQMKPDLLLSDIGMPEMDGYMLIRQIRARSAEEGGETPAIALTAYAGETDNQQILKAGFQRHLTKPIEPDELAVAIASLMSSISS
- a CDS encoding pentapeptide repeat-containing protein; this encodes MEVISQKTDSSANPQPELVQKKADELLKRYATGQRTFSKVTMQTGKLCISTFNLMGANLRTACLSGIVLVGANLSQADLAAIDLRRSDLSKANLTGANLWKADLSGTNLSYANLSEAFLGGANLNGVNLYGANLSRSNLRGADLLEVDLSGAILTQAIMPDGSIHE